From the genome of Romeriopsis navalis LEGE 11480, one region includes:
- a CDS encoding cupin domain-containing protein gives MAAPNGMFEGFLVANGMELSDVMSQEGMDVDKYLVTNEEIAASAGISKTHFLNENAQRINKSLGDLTGLTGFGFHIIEIESGYESTELHMHHHEDECVYILDGEAEATVGDARFRVKPGDFLGYRAGGAAHKLRNVGGSVLRCIVVGQRLDHDVGDYPAKKKRIYRNKGMKWNLVDMEDISEPVAGKKT, from the coding sequence ATGGCTGCTCCGAACGGTATGTTTGAGGGCTTTTTGGTTGCTAATGGGATGGAGTTAAGTGACGTGATGTCTCAAGAGGGAATGGATGTGGATAAATATCTTGTGACTAACGAAGAGATTGCGGCGTCCGCAGGAATATCGAAAACGCACTTCCTGAATGAGAATGCGCAACGCATCAATAAGTCCCTTGGCGATTTAACCGGCCTCACTGGCTTCGGGTTTCATATTATTGAGATCGAGTCAGGCTATGAATCTACCGAATTGCACATGCACCATCATGAGGATGAATGTGTATACATCCTTGATGGCGAGGCGGAGGCAACGGTAGGGGATGCCCGATTTCGCGTTAAGCCGGGGGACTTCTTAGGCTATCGCGCCGGTGGCGCCGCACATAAGCTCAGAAATGTGGGTGGTTCGGTGCTGCGATGCATCGTTGTGGGCCAGCGTCTCGATCACGACGTTGGTGACTATCCAGCCAAAAAGAAACGGATTTATCGCAATAAAGGTATGAAGTGGAACCTCGTCGATATGGAGGATATTTCGGAGCCAGTCGCGGGTAAAAAGACATAA
- the ylqF gene encoding ribosome biogenesis GTPase YlqF, protein MSTPAIQWYPGHIAKAERNLLEQLKKVDVVLEVRDCRIPLATNHPRAEQWIGNKGRVLVMNRVDMIPTEARHQWEDWLKSQNEAPCFTDGQHGKGVKSLVKLAQRAGSQVNERRKARGMLPRPVRAVMIGFPNVGKSALINRLLGKRVVESARKAGVTRSLRWVRISDQIELLDAPGVLPNILNDQDAAIKLAICDDIGQASYDHQRVAAAMVELLKDLQQGHVLHDRYQVDPADVTGETYVQMVSQQRYTGDSDRAANALLNDYRIGRLGSIALELPPVS, encoded by the coding sequence ATGTCAACACCTGCAATCCAGTGGTATCCCGGTCATATTGCCAAGGCGGAACGTAATCTGCTGGAGCAGTTGAAGAAGGTTGATGTAGTGCTAGAGGTGCGGGATTGTCGGATTCCGCTGGCGACGAATCATCCACGGGCGGAGCAATGGATTGGCAATAAGGGCCGCGTGCTCGTGATGAATCGGGTGGATATGATTCCCACGGAGGCCCGGCATCAGTGGGAAGACTGGCTGAAATCGCAAAATGAGGCACCTTGTTTTACGGATGGGCAGCATGGGAAGGGGGTGAAGTCGTTGGTGAAGTTGGCTCAGCGAGCCGGATCGCAGGTGAATGAGCGGCGTAAGGCGCGGGGGATGTTGCCGCGCCCGGTGCGGGCGGTGATGATTGGTTTTCCGAATGTGGGTAAGTCGGCGTTGATTAATCGCTTGCTCGGTAAGCGGGTGGTGGAGAGTGCGCGAAAGGCAGGGGTGACGCGATCGCTGCGCTGGGTGCGGATTTCTGATCAGATTGAGTTACTGGATGCGCCGGGGGTGTTGCCGAATATCTTGAATGATCAGGATGCGGCGATTAAGTTGGCGATTTGTGATGATATTGGTCAGGCGAGCTATGACCATCAGCGGGTGGCGGCGGCGATGGTGGAGTTGTTGAAGGATTTGCAGCAGGGACATGTTTTGCACGATCGTTATCAGGTTGACCCGGCGGATGTGACGGGGGAGACCTATGTACAGATGGTTTCGCAGCAGCGCTATACGGGCGATAGTGATCGGGCCGCGAATGCATTATTGAATGATTATCGAATTGGGCGGTTGGGGTCGATCGCGTTGGAATTGCCGCCGGTTAGTTAG
- a CDS encoding HupE/UreJ family protein yields MNRSTLIQTTISHWRFGFGTVLGSLLVLLLAVPALAHHPLGGSLPSTPLEGLMSGLAHPVIGVDHFAFLIAAGLVGILIENGFVIPIVFVLAALGGTGLHLAAFDLPAIELMIAVSVGLFGLLIGWGKPLNLILLGGLGAIAGIFHGYAYGEAIVGAEMTPLFAYLIGFSSIQLAICLGIWKLGKSQIERNRTQALINLRFIGFTLCGAGVAFLNAVMVG; encoded by the coding sequence ATGAATCGATCGACTTTGATCCAGACGACTATTTCCCATTGGCGATTCGGCTTCGGGACTGTGTTGGGTAGCTTGCTAGTTTTGCTACTTGCGGTTCCAGCGCTGGCCCACCATCCCCTCGGTGGGAGCCTCCCTTCGACGCCTTTAGAGGGATTGATGTCGGGGTTGGCGCACCCGGTGATTGGGGTTGATCACTTCGCCTTTTTGATCGCTGCCGGACTGGTTGGCATCTTGATCGAAAACGGCTTTGTCATTCCGATTGTCTTCGTTTTAGCCGCACTGGGTGGGACTGGACTACATTTAGCCGCTTTCGACTTACCGGCGATCGAACTAATGATTGCAGTCTCCGTCGGCCTATTTGGGCTGTTAATCGGATGGGGCAAACCGCTTAATCTCATACTATTAGGCGGCTTGGGTGCGATCGCGGGCATCTTTCATGGATATGCCTATGGTGAAGCCATTGTGGGTGCAGAGATGACACCGCTGTTTGCCTACTTAATCGGATTTTCCAGTATCCAGTTAGCAATTTGTTTAGGGATATGGAAATTGGGTAAATCTCAAATCGAACGCAATAGGACTCAGGCTTTAATCAACCTGCGGTTTATCGGTTTTACGCTTTGTGGTGCGGGTGTCGCATTTCTCAATGCCGTTATGGTGGGCTGA
- a CDS encoding universal stress protein encodes MFKVVLFPVDRSPEARQAAALVLQIAQMHNSTLHILAVVEPENEAMASPDAVEALLEEAKAVFVEQGIQTQTIERSGKPAFTICDVADEIEADLIVMGSRGLGLTVEGASDSVAQKVLSLSPCPVLVVP; translated from the coding sequence ATGTTCAAAGTCGTTTTATTTCCCGTCGATCGTAGTCCTGAAGCGCGTCAGGCGGCGGCGCTGGTGCTGCAAATAGCCCAGATGCATAACAGCACATTACACATTTTGGCGGTGGTCGAACCGGAGAACGAAGCGATGGCTTCACCGGATGCGGTCGAGGCCTTGCTGGAAGAAGCAAAAGCGGTATTTGTGGAACAAGGGATTCAAACGCAGACGATCGAGCGATCCGGGAAGCCGGCATTTACCATTTGTGATGTGGCGGATGAGATTGAGGCGGATTTGATTGTGATGGGGTCGCGGGGCTTGGGGCTGACGGTGGAAGGCGCTTCGGATAGTGTGGCGCAGAAGGTTTTGAGTTTATCGCCTTGTCCAGTGCTGGTGGTGCCGTAA
- a CDS encoding winged helix-turn-helix domain-containing protein gives MLTVDLNSRDLRKLRRIALQKQGLTSNSPFGRGLAGTETAIAHLGYVQVDTISVVARAHHHVLHSRVANYQPAMLDQLLKNRRVFEYWSHAAAFLPIAAYRYSLPYKHAIKSGKRHWFKNPDYKLMDQLMERVRAEGPLRSRDIESGKTKAGGWWEWKPAKRALEQLYFQGDLMVCERQGFQKAYDLPERVLPADIDTTVPTFSEYAAYLLDQQLACHGFVSLKGITYQRRDDQLRKATKQLVEERLADGRLIWLKSEACGSYLAPPDLLDRSLPRIAPQARILSPFDNCVIQRDRLMDLFGFDYQIECYVPQAKRKFGYFCLPLLFQDQFIGRLDCKAHRKQAWLEVKSLYFEATNLDLDRVLPALVTCLRAFAAFQDVDRISITQVFPNKLTQTVRHHFEP, from the coding sequence ATGCTCACCGTTGACCTAAATTCGCGAGACCTGCGGAAACTCAGGCGCATCGCGCTCCAAAAACAAGGATTAACCAGCAATAGTCCATTTGGACGTGGCTTGGCGGGTACTGAAACCGCGATCGCACACTTAGGTTATGTCCAAGTGGACACCATTTCCGTTGTTGCCCGCGCCCACCACCACGTCTTGCATTCCCGGGTCGCGAACTACCAACCCGCGATGCTCGACCAGCTGCTGAAAAACCGGCGAGTGTTCGAGTACTGGTCCCACGCCGCCGCGTTTTTACCCATTGCCGCTTACCGCTATAGCCTGCCGTACAAACACGCCATCAAAAGTGGCAAACGCCATTGGTTCAAAAATCCCGACTACAAACTCATGGATCAACTTATGGAGCGAGTGCGCGCCGAAGGTCCGCTGCGTTCTCGGGACATCGAATCTGGCAAAACTAAAGCGGGTGGATGGTGGGAGTGGAAGCCTGCGAAGCGGGCCTTGGAGCAACTCTACTTCCAAGGCGATCTGATGGTGTGCGAGCGACAGGGGTTTCAAAAAGCTTATGACCTACCGGAACGCGTGCTGCCAGCGGACATTGATACGACTGTGCCCACCTTTAGCGAATACGCTGCCTATCTACTCGACCAGCAATTAGCCTGTCACGGCTTCGTCTCACTGAAAGGCATCACCTATCAGCGTCGCGACGATCAACTGCGAAAAGCCACCAAACAGCTTGTCGAGGAACGGCTGGCTGATGGCCGACTCATATGGCTGAAAAGCGAGGCCTGTGGCTCCTACCTTGCACCCCCGGATTTACTCGATCGATCACTACCGCGGATTGCCCCCCAAGCCCGTATCCTTTCCCCTTTCGATAATTGCGTGATTCAGCGGGACCGCCTGATGGACTTGTTTGGCTTCGACTATCAAATCGAGTGCTATGTCCCCCAAGCGAAGCGCAAGTTTGGCTATTTCTGCTTGCCCCTGTTATTCCAAGATCAATTTATTGGTCGTCTTGACTGCAAGGCCCATCGTAAGCAGGCTTGGCTCGAAGTAAAATCGCTGTATTTCGAAGCGACGAATCTTGACCTCGATCGAGTCTTGCCGGCGCTCGTGACTTGCTTGCGGGCGTTTGCTGCGTTTCAAGATGTCGATCGCATCTCAATTACGCAGGTATTCCCCAATAAGTTGACTCAGACAGTGCGCCATCATTTTGAGCCTTAA
- a CDS encoding LamG-like jellyroll fold domain-containing protein yields the protein MLLSKANIQHVNSVTHEGKVVVVATGTDGGIWYTVKQDGFENNYLTQQPEQRTGWEDWELLVLPDDDDDQSVLAKELEELTYEDASVQYLLRSQYKTRRESAVAPVQLVSGLGHLYIFRQSKSGSLLVDRFVLDGLTNRLGRKIEVRFKRSKQKYTASQNHKKNSAGLTNLDALDYVDINGNKFYEPTTELSLIQNLANGWFSVVLLPTNEQDKYRWHIFAYNSERQTVELTTLRASAQGLFDVRDYTISDPEPRKIPGIIKRTLDFGSDITVAKGLSATKYDVQKERETEEEDSAGNKIKYLLREATRVMLVVGTSRGDVAALSFAAAADGTLSQIADEPSSSNIRRSNTRQILLPLNTLDEIKAIGTANPPVQGRIVGLARGAQDEVVLASQSSTGLAAANVTTVKISGTQDYNQLYAQVTKVDEHTLELTPSNLNSEAAAGGNWEIVPAAETGLIYDGMVTAYEITHDGKLRVSALNHGLDSGDAVQIVDTKDYNGTYSVTKVDDKTFSLDGLRWQAGSTISAKLQTQKRRGITLDGVDDYVALPEIDDDFSGGFTVEAWVWYDGFEKDSRIIDLGNGPGQQNILLANHAQSDRLTLFLRLPDDQSVTLLSPCLELEKWLHIAATIDRSGNAKLYKNGEVVETGGTNFAIENINRVENFIGKSNWIQDGFFHGKMSDVRIWNKARSGEDIKHNMYLQLTGQEVGLVGNWRLDAIVEGKERRVIDFSVKGRDGIVHGGAYVSSVTLHRYLGGAANAGNAVLKYENEELFAVSERATYKEEFEFRTDGAVDPTAVDRDGNTIFLLTYKGKKNRNSQLWVDIVSGATQFESAVEAGWYKASSRFTVPDGVSMIRAFGIGDLNGDWTRLDIRKHKMELVSDSITEDNYTDRVANLKSLVDNQIQLQEDLKQLVNDEILEVELLKEKRALEARIERLTINQSSLENKSRQDMAAARKEKSDRIRSEELMIQGLKAELSALQTDLKTLQDKQQKERSNPLNYWCRIRSRSAIDQSCYIDSYIDNSEKGKFVSNKKFSDLEAPETSFRFVATGEDGDYYNIVCMKNNHIVYAVDGDAFSAKITAPFTYSGHYSWKFVQSGKYYSIHRRGLETVLDRYWNGAIYLNRQHHGNEQKWELIIINDSPLEGTALSSINRAISFKRNEIQTKEMARSAARKRLEDYGESASSEPDGARKQIDAVKKQIDQVTEQLAVVTTQLKRVQESVGNINELLIEAVKKSQSPQEMLGINTDSRALLTQVGWLEFVRPTSRISTIETCEGNVQLNYFDDQGRMRQTNYDATSDSNNTTIGQWIPDASLRTCLNFHQTNDIVRLNPTIHLGQKWTIEAWFFYPLPEVANVNIFSRGTVADCTIYIQKGEYKEELGFYRAKPTRHFVGSGYDLRQLSIGWHHIAAVAQGKYEKVAVTFYIDGEKIGFAQDKAQIADPLDIKYIGNSHGGRCQFGKMAEVRIWDIALSDAEVAVNSKTCLTGNEPGLLAYFPCNEASGQTVRDKTGRHQGKVQDASWVACTAPIGKLETHQVMQFDGVDDYVALPEINEDFSDGFTVEAWAWYDSFEHYSRIIDLGNGPGQQNILLANHAQSDRLTLVLRLPDNQSVKLLSPCLELGKWMHIAATIDRSGNAKLYKNGEVVATDGTNFSIENVNRVENFIGKSNWIQDGFFHGKMSDVRIWNKARSAVEIQSNMYIRLTGKEAGIVAYYPLDKIQDNVIEDLGPNQYHGMGHGVAVGSEPTLPISHNALVSSEYSTVGKDGSVMMRRFLAIPKSNGVELLAGKRIEQLELRWIGNGQFAPTLLGYIEGAPPIPSENLTRADNYAGATSVELALSEDIDFNWTRSQESGLGAAFDLFAGVDAEADSFAAFLVAGGTYSAGNVRVGLKADLDFNYQFQNESSITSSSSLSMTDSLQLYGTQERGVRFPHLGKRFIPKNVGYALVISALSDVFITRLKRTGTMIGYQVRPVENIPPDVNTITFLINPAYTMNGSLDGMTGSSATSQRFHKHVPAMRAQLGSLYPASYYRLQEAYALKKLIEEQDKERESYFMQFDSRLVDETSLARQTDVGEAPEGVTLGRAENKPTESRTESEQDAAAQKQEQATEKLKQEAKAGSKEQTEKAKKKQAEINQRIQDQEARAHATASFAAWQKRMENIQIRAGKRNIVNNYVWDADGGLRTETQSFANTAEHSIGGSFQMNASVGAEGAYFLIGFGAELTALATVNLTQTMNKTETRSKGIELNVDLSGVEGGGITDHNDLPIVPGEKVNRYRFMSFYLEGSTDNYNDFFNYVVDPEWLASNSEEARALRQAKGKANKAWRVLHRVTYVERPALMGFGRDRRQLPANKSALSLEDLKAQVASLEQQNAVMERKLDAILNKLNSQ from the coding sequence ATGTTATTGAGTAAAGCAAATATCCAGCACGTTAATAGCGTCACCCATGAGGGAAAAGTTGTCGTTGTTGCGACTGGTACAGATGGTGGAATTTGGTATACGGTCAAGCAAGATGGCTTTGAAAATAACTATCTGACGCAGCAGCCGGAGCAAAGAACGGGCTGGGAAGACTGGGAATTGCTAGTTTTGCCGGATGACGATGATGATCAGTCAGTTTTGGCCAAAGAGCTCGAAGAACTGACTTATGAAGACGCATCCGTCCAGTATTTACTGCGATCGCAATATAAAACCCGACGGGAGTCAGCGGTGGCTCCGGTACAGTTGGTTTCTGGGTTGGGGCATCTCTATATCTTTCGTCAGTCTAAGTCTGGGAGTTTGTTGGTTGATCGCTTTGTGCTGGATGGTTTGACCAATCGCTTGGGCCGAAAAATTGAAGTTCGGTTTAAGCGCAGTAAGCAAAAGTATACAGCCAGTCAGAATCATAAAAAAAATAGTGCTGGTCTTACCAACCTGGATGCGCTGGATTATGTCGATATCAATGGCAATAAATTTTATGAGCCGACCACTGAGCTCAGTCTGATTCAAAATCTGGCTAACGGATGGTTTTCAGTGGTGTTATTGCCCACGAACGAACAAGATAAATATCGGTGGCATATTTTTGCTTATAACAGCGAGCGTCAAACGGTTGAACTGACAACCCTGCGAGCTTCAGCTCAGGGCTTGTTTGATGTTCGAGACTATACAATTTCAGATCCTGAGCCGCGCAAGATTCCTGGGATTATCAAGCGGACGTTAGATTTCGGGTCCGATATTACCGTTGCGAAAGGCTTGAGTGCGACGAAATACGATGTACAAAAAGAGCGGGAGACGGAAGAAGAAGATAGCGCAGGGAATAAAATTAAGTATCTCCTACGAGAAGCCACCAGGGTGATGTTGGTGGTGGGGACGAGTCGTGGCGATGTGGCGGCACTTAGCTTCGCGGCGGCGGCAGATGGAACCCTATCACAAATCGCCGATGAACCGAGCAGTAGTAATATTCGCCGTAGTAATACACGTCAAATATTACTGCCGTTGAATACGCTTGATGAAATTAAGGCGATTGGAACGGCCAACCCACCGGTTCAAGGGCGTATTGTGGGCCTGGCTAGAGGTGCGCAGGATGAGGTTGTATTGGCCTCTCAGTCGAGTACTGGGTTGGCGGCGGCCAATGTGACAACCGTTAAAATTTCTGGTACCCAAGATTACAATCAGCTTTATGCTCAAGTCACGAAGGTGGATGAACATACGCTTGAGCTCACGCCCAGCAATCTCAATTCAGAGGCGGCGGCTGGGGGCAATTGGGAAATTGTCCCGGCAGCGGAAACGGGGTTGATTTATGACGGGATGGTGACGGCTTATGAAATTACGCATGACGGTAAATTACGCGTGTCGGCGCTGAATCATGGATTGGACAGTGGCGATGCGGTGCAAATTGTTGATACCAAAGACTATAACGGCACCTACAGTGTGACTAAAGTCGATGACAAGACGTTTAGTCTGGATGGCTTGCGGTGGCAGGCCGGATCGACAATCAGCGCAAAATTGCAAACCCAAAAGCGACGTGGCATCACTTTGGATGGGGTGGATGATTATGTGGCGCTACCGGAAATTGATGATGATTTTTCTGGCGGGTTCACGGTAGAGGCTTGGGTTTGGTATGACGGTTTTGAGAAAGACTCTAGAATTATTGACTTAGGTAATGGCCCCGGTCAACAAAATATTTTGCTTGCTAATCACGCGCAATCTGATCGACTAACATTATTCCTCCGTTTGCCTGACGATCAATCGGTAACACTGCTTTCCCCATGTCTAGAGTTGGAGAAATGGCTACATATAGCAGCTACGATCGATCGTTCAGGCAATGCCAAACTGTACAAAAATGGTGAGGTGGTTGAGACTGGTGGCACTAACTTTGCAATAGAAAATATTAACCGAGTAGAGAACTTCATTGGCAAAAGTAACTGGATACAGGATGGGTTCTTTCACGGCAAAATGAGTGATGTGCGGATCTGGAATAAGGCGCGTTCTGGAGAAGACATCAAACATAATATGTATCTGCAACTGACTGGGCAAGAAGTCGGCTTGGTGGGCAATTGGCGTTTGGATGCGATCGTTGAGGGTAAAGAGCGTAGAGTCATTGATTTTTCTGTGAAGGGTCGTGATGGCATTGTGCATGGGGGAGCTTATGTCAGTTCGGTCACACTCCATCGTTATTTGGGTGGTGCTGCTAACGCTGGGAATGCGGTGTTGAAGTATGAAAATGAGGAATTGTTTGCGGTGTCTGAACGCGCGACCTACAAGGAGGAATTTGAATTTAGAACGGATGGTGCGGTTGATCCGACAGCTGTCGATCGTGATGGTAATACCATTTTCTTATTGACTTATAAAGGTAAGAAAAATCGCAATTCTCAATTGTGGGTCGATATCGTATCGGGTGCGACGCAATTTGAAAGTGCTGTAGAAGCTGGCTGGTACAAAGCGAGTTCTCGATTTACGGTGCCAGATGGCGTGTCTATGATCCGTGCCTTTGGGATTGGTGACTTGAACGGGGATTGGACTCGCTTAGATATCCGAAAGCATAAGATGGAGTTGGTTTCAGACAGTATTACTGAGGATAACTATACCGATCGTGTCGCGAATCTCAAATCGCTGGTAGATAATCAAATTCAATTGCAAGAAGACTTAAAGCAGCTAGTAAACGATGAGATTCTAGAAGTTGAACTACTCAAGGAAAAACGAGCATTAGAGGCTCGGATTGAACGGCTAACAATAAACCAGTCGTCCCTTGAAAATAAATCCCGTCAAGATATGGCTGCTGCTAGAAAAGAAAAAAGCGATAGAATCAGGTCTGAGGAACTCATGATTCAAGGCTTAAAGGCAGAATTGTCTGCTCTTCAGACTGACTTGAAGACTTTACAAGATAAGCAGCAAAAAGAAAGATCTAACCCATTAAACTATTGGTGTCGGATTCGGTCTCGATCAGCGATAGATCAATCTTGTTATATTGACAGTTATATTGACAATAGTGAAAAGGGAAAGTTTGTAAGTAACAAAAAATTTTCAGATCTAGAGGCGCCAGAAACATCATTTAGATTTGTTGCCACTGGTGAGGATGGTGACTACTACAACATTGTCTGTATGAAAAATAATCACATAGTATATGCAGTCGACGGCGATGCTTTTTCTGCCAAAATTACTGCGCCCTTTACGTATAGCGGTCATTATTCGTGGAAATTTGTTCAGAGCGGCAAATATTATTCTATTCATCGTAGAGGCCTAGAAACGGTTTTAGATCGATATTGGAATGGTGCAATTTATCTTAATAGGCAGCATCATGGCAATGAACAAAAATGGGAGCTGATTATAATCAATGATTCTCCGCTTGAAGGCACTGCTTTGTCGTCTATCAATCGAGCAATTAGCTTCAAGCGTAATGAAATCCAGACGAAAGAGATGGCTCGTAGTGCTGCAAGAAAAAGACTAGAAGACTATGGGGAAAGTGCGAGTTCCGAGCCTGATGGAGCAAGAAAACAAATAGATGCAGTCAAAAAACAAATAGATCAAGTTACAGAGCAACTAGCTGTAGTTACAACACAACTCAAACGAGTTCAGGAGTCTGTAGGCAATATAAATGAGCTTTTGATTGAGGCGGTTAAAAAGTCTCAATCCCCGCAAGAAATGCTAGGGATTAATACCGATAGTCGAGCGCTGTTAACCCAGGTCGGTTGGCTGGAGTTTGTGCGTCCTACCAGCCGAATTAGTACGATCGAAACTTGCGAGGGCAATGTCCAACTGAATTATTTTGACGATCAAGGTCGGATGCGTCAGACGAACTATGATGCAACGTCTGATAGTAATAACACTACGATTGGACAGTGGATTCCTGATGCTTCTCTGAGGACTTGTCTTAACTTTCATCAAACCAACGATATTGTCAGGCTAAATCCAACTATTCACTTGGGGCAAAAATGGACTATTGAAGCTTGGTTTTTCTATCCTCTCCCCGAAGTAGCTAACGTTAATATCTTCTCTCGTGGTACGGTTGCCGATTGCACGATATACATTCAAAAAGGAGAATATAAAGAAGAACTTGGCTTCTACCGAGCCAAGCCCACTAGACACTTTGTCGGGAGTGGATATGATTTGAGGCAATTGTCTATAGGGTGGCATCATATTGCGGCTGTTGCTCAAGGCAAGTATGAAAAAGTCGCAGTGACTTTTTACATTGATGGGGAGAAAATTGGATTTGCTCAGGATAAAGCTCAAATAGCTGACCCACTAGATATAAAGTACATCGGTAACAGTCACGGTGGCAGGTGTCAGTTTGGCAAGATGGCGGAAGTTCGGATTTGGGACATTGCCTTAAGTGACGCAGAAGTTGCGGTCAATAGTAAAACATGCTTAACCGGCAATGAGCCGGGCTTGTTGGCTTATTTTCCTTGCAATGAAGCGAGTGGGCAGACTGTCAGAGATAAAACCGGTCGGCATCAAGGTAAAGTGCAGGATGCAAGTTGGGTCGCCTGTACGGCCCCCATTGGTAAATTAGAAACTCATCAAGTTATGCAATTTGATGGGGTGGATGATTATGTGGCGCTACCGGAAATTAATGAAGATTTTTCTGACGGGTTCACGGTAGAGGCTTGGGCTTGGTATGACAGTTTTGAACATTACTCTAGGATCATTGACTTAGGTAATGGCCCCGGTCAACAAAATATTTTGCTTGCTAATCACGCGCAATCTGATCGACTAACATTGGTCCTCCGCTTGCCTGATAATCAATCGGTAAAACTGCTTTCCCCATGTCTAGAGTTGGGAAAATGGATGCATATAGCCGCTACAATCGATCGTTCAGGCAATGCTAAACTGTACAAAAATGGTGAGGTGGTTGCGACGGATGGCACTAACTTTTCGATAGAAAATGTTAACCGAGTAGAGAACTTCATTGGCAAAAGTAACTGGATACAGGATGGGTTCTTTCACGGCAAAATGAGTGATGTGCGGATCTGGAATAAAGCTCGTTCAGCAGTCGAGATCCAGTCGAATATGTATATCCGTCTGACGGGAAAAGAAGCTGGGATCGTTGCTTATTACCCCTTGGACAAAATTCAAGACAACGTAATCGAGGATCTTGGTCCTAATCAATATCACGGTATGGGCCACGGGGTCGCCGTCGGTTCCGAGCCAACCCTTCCCATAAGCCATAATGCTTTAGTCAGTAGCGAGTATAGCACCGTTGGAAAAGACGGATCGGTGATGATGCGCCGCTTCTTGGCAATTCCTAAGTCGAATGGGGTGGAATTGTTAGCGGGCAAGCGGATCGAACAACTCGAACTCCGATGGATTGGCAATGGTCAATTTGCCCCTACACTTTTAGGCTACATCGAGGGGGCACCACCCATCCCAAGTGAAAACTTGACCCGAGCAGATAACTATGCTGGTGCAACATCTGTAGAATTGGCGCTATCAGAAGATATTGATTTTAATTGGACGCGATCGCAAGAATCTGGCTTAGGTGCTGCTTTTGATCTCTTTGCTGGCGTTGATGCGGAAGCAGACAGTTTCGCAGCATTCCTTGTTGCTGGCGGAACGTATAGTGCAGGAAACGTCAGAGTCGGGTTAAAGGCTGATCTCGATTTCAATTATCAATTTCAAAATGAAAGTAGTATTACTTCAAGTTCTTCCCTCAGTATGACCGACTCCTTACAGTTGTATGGTACTCAAGAACGAGGCGTAAGATTTCCTCATTTGGGTAAGCGATTTATTCCCAAAAATGTCGGTTATGCGTTAGTTATTTCTGCTTTAAGTGATGTCTTTATCACTCGGCTAAAAAGGACTGGCACTATGATCGGCTATCAGGTTAGACCAGTTGAGAATATTCCCCCGGATGTGAATACCATCACCTTCTTAATCAATCCGGCTTATACCATGAATGGTAGTCTGGATGGCATGACGGGGAGCAGTGCTACTAGCCAGCGTTTTCATAAACATGTTCCGGCCATGCGAGCCCAACTAGGCTCACTTTACCCCGCTAGTTATTACCGTTTGCAAGAGGCTTATGCTCTTAAAAAGTTAATCGAAGAACAAGACAAAGAGAGAGAATCCTACTTTATGCAGTTTGACTCGCGTTTAGTTGATGAAACTTCATTGGCACGTCAAACGGATGTCGGTGAAGCGCCCGAGGGAGTGACTTTGGGGCGAGCAGAAAATAAACCCACTGAATCACGAACTGAATCAGAGCAAGACGCTGCTGCACAGAAACAGGAACAGGCAACTGAAAAGCTTAAACAGGAGGCTAAGGCAGGTAGTAAAGAACAAACAGAAAAAGCAAAGAAGAAACAAGCAGAAATAAATCAACGCATTCAAGACCAAGAAGCCAGAGCCCATGCGACGGCCTCTTTTGCGGCTTGGCAAAAGAGGATGGAAAATATTCAAATTCGCGCTGGTAAGCGTAATATTGTTAACAACTACGTCTGGGATGCAGATGGAGGGTTGCGAACTGAGACCCAAAGCTTTGCTAACACTGCGGAACACTCCATTGGTGGTTCCTTTCAAATGAATGCATCTGTCGGGGCTGAGGGTGCGTACTTTCTAATCGGTTTTGGTGCAGAATTGACCGCACTAGCAACGGTCAATCTGACTCAAACAATGAATAAAACCGAGACCCGCAGTAAAGGGATCGAATTGAATGTCGATTTGAGTGGTGTCGAAGGTGGCGGCATTACTGATCACAACGATTTGCCGATCGTTCCAGGCGAAAAGGTTAACCGTTATCGTTTCATGAGTTTTTACCTTGAAGGCAGTACCGATAACTATAATGACTTTTTTAATTATGTGGTCGATCCAGAATGGCTGGCCAGCAACAGCGAAGAAGCCCGCGCACTCCGACAAGCGAAAGGTAAAGCCAACAAGGCCTGGCGGGTCTTGCATCGTGTCACCTATGTCGAACGTCCGGCTCTGATGGGATTTGGTCGCGACAGACGTCAACTGCCTGCGAATAAATCCGCACTCAGTCTAGAAGACTTAAAGGCTCAAGTGGCCTCGCTAGAGCAGCAGAATGCCGTAATGGAACGCAAACTCGATGCTATTCTCAACAAGTTGAACTCGCAATGA